ATCGAGGAGTCGGTCAGGCAGACGGCGATCACCACGGCACATCCGGCGTGCAGCGTCGCGATGGGCAGTGCGTCCGACAGCGCGCTGGACGAACAGTTGCGGGTGCGGGGCGTGGCGGGATTGCGGGTCGCCGACGCCTCGGCACTGCCCAGGATCCCGCGGGCCAACACCAACGCGCCGTCGATCATGATCGGCGAACGCTGCGCGGACTTCCTGCTCGGCTGAGCCGCGAGTGGCGCCGAGCGTGTGGCCTACGCACTGATCGGCAGCGCTTTTCAGCCATAGTCCCGCGCTCGGCGAGCCGGTCTCGTGGACGAGTCCGAGCGGGTATGGCACGCTCGTTGGCGTGAGCGACCTACCTGGCTCTTTCAGCAGCAGCGCACGTCAGACGTCGGGGCCGCCGGTGCGGCCGCTGTCGTCGGACCAGCAACCGGCGACCAAAGCCGACCTGTATGCGGCGGTGGACGCGATGCGCGCCGACATGCGCCAACTGCTCGAGCAGATCAGCACTCTGATCAAGGACGCTCAGAAGTAGCGCGGATGCCCGACATCGAGCATGTCGTCCTGATCCACGGGACGTGGGGCCGCGGCGACATGTGGGGTCCGGCGCGGGTGCCTTCGAGGAGCGCGGTTACACCGTGCACACGCCGACGCTGCGCCATCATGAACTGCCTCCGCAAGAGGGCGCGACGAAGATCGCGTCGCTGAGCATGCGCGACTACACCGACGATCTCGCCGCGCTGGTCGACTCGCTGGACTCGCCTCCACTCCTGGTGGGATTGTCGCTGGACGGCTTGCTGGCGCAATTGGTGGCCGCACGGACGCGTCATGCCGGCGTCGTCGCCGCCTGCCCCTCACCGGCCGCCGGTATCGTCGCTGCCACTCCGCCGACCGTGCGCAGCTTCGGCGGCCTCTTCGGCAGACACTTTCTGCACCCCAGGCCCTGGGCAAAGCCGCTGAATCCTCCGACATGGCAACGGTTTCGGCGGTGGGTCGCCAATGCGCAGACCGAGGCGGGCGCCCGCGAGATGTACGGCGAATTCGTCTACGAGTCGGGGCGAGCCTACTGCGAGATGGTCTTCCCGTTCCTGGACCGGGGCAAGGCCACCACGGTCGACTTCGCCGCAGTCACCACACCGGTCCTGCTGATCCGAGGCGAATGCGACCGAGTCGTGCCGCCACAGATCGCTCCGATCACCGCGGGTCGGTATGCAAAGGGGACCTTCGTGGAGATTCCCCGCGCCGATCACCTCGTCTTCGACGGCGCGGCGCTGCCGGTCACCATGGCCCGTATTGACGACTGGCTGGCCGCCCAGAAGTAGGGTCGGACGGGTGAAACCGTTCCGCATCGACGTCCCCGACACCGTTCTCGACGATCTGCAATCCCGACTGGCCCGCACCCGCTGGCCGGAAGCCGAATGCGTGGACGACTGGAGTCAGGGCATCCCGCTGCGCTACACCCGCGACCTCGCCGCCTACTGGGCCAACGACTACGACTGGCGCACAAGGGAATCCGCGCTGAACCGGTTCGACCACTTCGTCGACCAATTCGACGGCCTGGACATCCACTTCATCCATCAGCGATCCCCGCACCAGGACGCCTTCCCACTGGTGATCACCCACGGCTGGCCCGGCTCGATCGTGGAGTTCCACAAAGTCATCGAACCGCTGACCAACCCCACCGCCCACGGCGGCCGCGCCGAGGACGCCTTTCACGTGGTGTGCCCGTCGCTACCCGGTTACGGATTTTCCGGAAAGCCCGGCCGCACCGGGTGGGGCGTGCCGAAGATCGCGCTGGTGTGGGAAGAGCTGATGGGCCGACTGGGCTATGACCGCTACGGCGCGCAGGGTGGCGACTGGGGTGCGGCCGTCACCACCCAGATCGGACGCAACGGTGGCAATTGCGCGGCGATCCACCTGAACATGCCGCTGGGCATGCCGACCCGCGAGACGCTGGCCAGCCCCACCCCGGAGGACCAGGCGGCGCTGGCCGCGTTGGCTGAGCATCGCAAAAAGCGGCACCGGCTACTCCAAGCAGCAGTCGACGCGACCGCAGACGCTCGGCTACGGCCTGGTCGATTCTCCGGTGGGGCAGCTGGCCTGGATCGTGGAGAAGTTCTGGGCATGGATGGACTGCGACGGCCACCCGGAGAACGTTTTGACGCGAGACGAGTTGCTGGACAACGTGATGGTGTACTGGGTGACCGAGACCGCGGCGTCCTCGGCGCGGCTGTACTGGGAGAGCTTCAAAGTGTGGGGCGACACCAGCCGCGTCGAATTGCCCACCGGCGTTGCGTCTTTCCCGAAAGAGGTGCTGCCCGCGCCGCGGTCCTGGTGCGAGCCGAACTACCACATCACGCACTGGACCACGATGCCGCGCGGCGGGCACTTCGCCGCCCTCGAGCAGCCCGAGCTGTTCGTCGAGGACGTGCGCAAGTTCTTCGCCACCGTGCGCTGAGAACGCTGCGTCGAGCGTGAACGGCACGACGCGACACGCCGCGTCGGCATCGTGGATTTCACGGTCGGTGCCAGGTAGTTGGGGGCCGTGGAGCGTGGCACGCTTAGCCCATGCATCAGATCACCGGGACCCGGGATCCCGCCACCAGCTTTCCCCCTGGACAACGCCGTCGACGACGTGGCGGAGCGCCGCGGCGCCAACCGTGCCGTTGCGCTCAGTGCAGTCGGCTTGGCCGTGACAGGCCTCATCGAGCTGGCGATCGCTGCGATCTCCGGCTCGGTGGCTCTGCTGGGAGACGCGCTGCACAACCTGTCCGACGTATTGACCAGCGTGGTGGTGTTCGTCGGATTCCGGGCGTCGCGACGACTGCCCTCCGAACGTCACCCGTACGGATTCGAACGCGCCGAGGACCTCGCGGGCATAGGTGTCGCGCTGGTTATCTGGGCCAGCGCCACAGTGGCCGGAATGCAGAGCGTGGAAAAGCTGTTGCGGCACGGCGAAACTCGCAATGTCGGATGGGGCATCGCCGCGGCATTGGTGGCCATCGCCGGAAACCAGTGGGTGGCCCGCTACAAATTGGTGGTCGGCCGCCGCATCCAGTCGGCGACGCTGATCGCCGATGCCCGGCACTCCTGGCTGGACGCGCTGTCCTCGGCGGGCGCCCTGGTGGGGCTGTGTGGGGTGGCCGCGGGCTGGGGCTGGGCCGACGGTGTGGCCGGCATCGCGGTCACCGGGTTCATCTGCCACGTCGGCTGGGAGGTCAGTTCGGAGATCGGCCACCGGCTACTCGACGGGGTGGACCCGCAGGTCATCACCACCGCCGAACAGGTCGCCGCGGAAACCGAGGGCGTGCGCCACGCGCACGCGCGGGCCCGGTGGACCGGTCGTACCCTGCGGGTCGAAGTCGAAGGCTGGGTCGACCCCAACCTCACCGTCGTCGATGCCGACCGCATCGGCCGGCGGGTCGCCGACGAACTCGCCCCCCGGCTGCCCGAGATGCGCAGCTTCAGCTGGGCCGCGCGCGGGGTGCAGCCGGCCTAGACGATTCGCCAGCCGCGCCGAGCGCGAAACCTCATGTCCCACAAGTAGATCTGATACAGAAATACCCAGAAGCCGTTCGGGATCAGCCGGTCGGCCAGCCGCAGCGCCGTCAAGAGCAGCTCGAACCGGCGCTGCTGGGTCTCCGACCAGTCGAAGTTCATCATGGCCCGGAACTCCGGGGCCAAGAACCCCGCCGTCGCAAACAGATTGAAGCGCCCGGCCGACGCGTGCACCGGCCACGGCAGGAACGCCATCGAGGCCACCCCGCGCAGATGCTCGCGCACCGGCGGATCGATGTGCAGCTCGTCCAGGGACCGCTTCCAGTACTCGTCGAAGGCGATCCGGTCCGGTGGCCACATGCGGTCGGGCACCTGCAGTGTGGTGCCCAGCTTCTTGGCGTCCTGGTAGACGGCGTCGGCGCTGGCGTCGTCGAGCGGGCCGTGCAGGTATTCGTGTTGTTCGACGAAGTAGCGGTACAGGCAGGCCGCCACCCACAGCTGCAATTTCGGGTCGAAAGCGTTGTAGGACACCGGGCTTGACGCGGTGGACCGCACCTGGCGGTGCGCCGTGTCGACGGCACCGCGGATGAGTTTGCGGTCGGACTCGGTCCCGACGGTCGCCACCGCCAGGTACGTGCCCGTGGTGCGGGCCCGCTTGAACGGGTGCTTGTAGACGTTGCCGCTGTCCACAGGACTCTCCAGCACGCCATACCCGACGCCCGGCAGGGACAGTTGCATGATGACATTGGCCGCCGGCATCAGCATCGCTGCCGGGTTCAACAGGTCGGCGACCCTGGTCGCGGGCCGCCTCCTTGCGGATCCTTTCCCCATCAACCGAGTAGATCACGGATGGGCCGGTCAGTGAATACGCCTCCGATATGAGACGCTGCCGAAGTGTTGTCGGTACGGCAGTCCCGGATGGCCGGTCTTGCGGCGGGCTACCTCGCCGATCTGGTGTTCGCCGATCCACGACGCGGCCACCCGGTGGCGCTGTTCGGTACGGCTGCCGCGGCACTGGAACGGTTCACCTACCGCGACGCCCGGATGGCCGGCGCGCTGCACGTGAGTCTGCTGGTCGGCGCGGCGGGCGTGCTGGGTGCGGTGCTGCAGCGCGCGGTCGGCCGGGTGTTGGCCATCGCGATCGCCACCTGGGTGGCCCTGGGCGGAACGACGCTGGCGCGCACCGGGTCTCGGATGGCCGATCTACTGGATGCCGGCGATGTCGAGGCCGCCCGACGGCTGCTGCCGTCGGTGTGCGGGCGGGATCCGGCGGTGCTGGACGAGATCGGGCTGAACCGCGCGACGCTGGAGTCGGTGGCCGAGAACACCTCGGATGCCCAGGTGGCGCCACTGCTGTGGGCGGCGGTCGGCGGTGCGCCCGCGGTACTGGCCTATCGGGCGGTGAACACCCTGGACGCGATGGTCGGCTACCGCTCGCCGCGCTACCTGCGATTCGGTTGGGCCGCAGCACGATTGGACGATCTGGTGAACTTCGTGGCGGCGCGGTTCGCGGCGGTGCTAGTGGTCGGGTGCGCGCCGCTGGTCGGCGGTTCGCCGCTGGGCGCGATCAGGGCCTGGCGCCGCGACGCCGTCCGGCATCCGAGTCCCAACGCCGGTGTCGTCGAGGCGGCATTCGCCGGTGCCCTGGGCCTCAGCCTGGGCGGCCCGACCCAATACCGGCACGAGCTGCAGATCCGGCCGACCCTGGGTGACGGACGGCAGCCCACCGTCGACGACCTGCGTCGCGCCGTGACGCTGTCGCGGGCCGTACAGGCTGCCGCCGTATTAGTGCTGGCGGGGGCGCTGCGGCCCTAACGCCGGCGACCGTACCGGTCGGCCAACTTGTCCTCGACAGTCTTCGCCGCCGGCGCCGACGCGCGCCCCTGGTCACCAGGTGCGGTAGCCGATCGTTGTTGCTTCTCCTGGCGCCGCGCCCGCAATTCGGCGTAGACGAAATACCCCAGCGCGCTGGGCGCCACCACGCCGAACAGAATCCACTGGATCCCGTAGGACAGGAACGGCCCGGCATCCAGATGCGGCAGCCCGATCACCCCCAGGCCACCGGGCTGGTCCTCCACCAGCACTGCAGATACGAACCCGCCAGCGGCACCTTGGTCAACGCCGAAACCTGTTCGGTGCTGACCGAATACACCTGCTGATAACCGTCACGGGTGAACGGGTCCTTGCCCGCCACGGTCGGCTCCGAGTCGCGCAGCCGCGCGGTGATGGTGACGGTCTGGCTCGGCGGCGGGGGGATCTGCGGAACGTGCGAACCGGGTTCGGGCCGGACGTATCCGCGGTCGACGAGCACGATCGGCCCGTCGTCCACGGCGAACGGTGCCAGCACCTCGAAGGCCTGGTCGCCCTCCACCACCCGCAGCCGGGCCAACACTTGCACGTTGGGAAGGTAGTGTCCGGTGGCCGTCACCCGGCGCCACTGGGCATCCGGTGCCGACGAATTTTGCTGTGGCAAAAGGGTTTTCAGTGACACCGGGGCGGTGTTCAAGGAGTCGGTGATCTGCTGATTCTCCCGCGACGTCCTGGTGTTCTTGCCCAGCTGCCACGGGGCGAGCACGGTGAAGCACAAGTAGGTGAACGCGATGCACACCAGCCACAGCGCGATCCATCCGGGCCGCAACAGAAATGCCAGACTCGGGGTCCTGCGCGCCATCAACCCGAACCGTTCCGCGCGAGCTGCTCGTCGACCCAGTCGTGCAGACCGGGCAGCGCCGCCTCGATGACCACGAACGTCTCCACGAAGTCGGAATGATCGCCGTAGTAGGGATCCTCCACGTCGGGGACGAAGGCACCAGATCGGGGATCGAACGAACGCAGCATCCGCAGCCGGCTGTCGTCGACCCCGAGCTCGCGCAGCATCCGGGCATGGTTGCGCCCCAGCGCCACCACCAGATCCGCGGCCAGGTGGTCGTCGTTGAGCTGGGCGGCGCGATGCTCGGTGGGGTAACCGTGGTCGCGCAGCACCCGTTTGGCGCGGCGGTCGGCTCCCTCCCCGGCGTGCCAGTTGCCGGTGCCGGCGCTGGTGACCCGCACCACGTCGCCCAGGCCGCGTTCCCGGATCTGATGGGCGAACATCTTCTCGGCCATCGGCGAGCGACAGATGTTTCCCGAGCAGACGAAGGTCACGTGCAACGATTTCGGCTCAGACACCCAACGCCCTCCGCAGCTCGTCGACCGTCGTGACATGCCGCACCCCGGCACCGTCGACCGGGTCGGGAAAGTCGGCGCGCCCGTAGCCCCAGCCGACCACCACCGTGTCGATGCCGTGCGCGGCCGCGCCGTCCACGTCGTGGCTGCGGTCACCGACCATCAACACCCGCTCGGGCAGCGGTTCCAGCTGGGCCAGCGCATGGCCGAGCACCTCGGTCTTGGACCGGCGCGAGCCGTCCGGGCAAGCGCCGGCGATGACCTCGAAGTGCTGGTCCAACCCGAAATGGGCCAGGATGCGGCGGGCGGTCGGCTCCAGCTTGGAGGTCGCCACCGCCAGCCGCACACCGGCCGCCTGGAGATCGGCCAGCAGCGGTGCGATGCCGTCGAACAGGCTGTTCATCGCCCAACCGCGGCTGCCGTACTCGGCCCGAAATGCGGCGAACGCCTCCTCGGCCCGCCCGTTGAGCTCCATGCCGCGAAACGTCTCGTCCATCGGCGGGCCGACGATCATGGCGACCAGGTCGCCGTCGGGGATCGGGGCGCCGACGTGGGTGAGCGCATGCCGGAAACAGGCCACGATGCCGACCGCCGAATCCGTCAGAGTGCCGTCGAGGTCGAAGATCACCAACTGCGGCATCTCGTCCGCGATAGAGCCCGTCACGCTCCCATTGTCGTCGATGCAGGCCCACGCCTGCGCCGTGGTACCGCTCGAGGTGCGCCGGATGCCTGGTCTACGCACGGGCGCACTAATGTTCCAGTGATGGCAAGTCCGGATCAGCACACGTCGACTCGCCTTGCGCTGGCGCGCTATCACGGCGATCAAGACGTCGTGCCCGGGATGCTCGATTTCGCCGTCAACGTCCGGCACGCGCAGCCGCCGTCGTGGTTGCTCGAGCGGCTGGCGGCGCGGCTGCCCGACCTGGCCTCCTATCCCAGCAGTGGTGACGTGCGTGCCGCGCAGCAGGCCGTCGCCGCGCGGCACGGCCGGGCCCGCGAGGAGGTGCTGGTGCTGGCCGGTGCGGCCGAGGGGTTCGCGTTGCTGGCCAACCTGCGACCCCGGCGGGCGGCGCTGATCGCGCCCGCGTTCACCGAGCCCGAGGTCGCGCTCGGCGCGGCAGGAATTCCGGTGTGCCAGGTAGTGCTGCCCCCGCCGTTCACTCTGGACGGGGCGCAGGTGCCCGAGGACGCCGACCTGGTGGTGGTGGGGAACCCGACCAACCCGACGTCGGTGCTGCACACCCGCGAGCAGCTGCTGGCGCTGCGCCGGCCGGGCCGGATCGTGGTTGTCGACGAGGCGTTCGCCGACGCGGTGCCCGGCGAGCCGCAGTCGCTGGCCGGCGACGCGCTGCCCGACGTGCTGGTGTTGCGCAGCCTCACCAAGACGTGGGCGCTGGCCGGCCTGCGGGTGGGCTACGCGCTGGGCGCGCCGGATCTGCTGGCCCGGTTGACCGCCGCCCGGCCGCACTGGCCGGTGGGCACGCTGCAACTGACCGCCATCGAGGCCTGCTGCGCGCCGCGGGCCGTCGCCGCGGCGGCCGCCGACGCCGAGCGGCTGGTGCAGCTGCGCGCGGCGATGGTGGCAGGCCTGCGGGCCGCCGGTGTGACGGTGGTCGACGGGCGCGCCCCGTTCGTGCTGTTCGGTGCCGTAGAATCGATGCGAAACAAGTTGCGCGACAAGGGTATTGCGGTACGACGCTGCGACACTTTCGTCGGCCTGGACGGCGGATACCTGCGCGCGGCGGTACGGCCCGAGTGGCCGCGGTTGGTCGACGCGATCGCCGAAACGCGGACGCCGGTGCCCAGCGGGAGTTGCCGATGAGCGTGCGGCTGGCCGAGGTCATCGGCGTGCTGGACGAGGCCTATCCGCCGCGGCTGGCCGAGTCGTGGGACTCCGTGGGCCTGGTGTGCGGCGACCCCGACGACGTGATCGAGTCGGTGACCATCGCCGTCGACGCGACACCGGCCGTCGTCGACGAGGTGCCCGACCGCAGCCTGCTGCTGGCGCACCACCCGCTGCTGCTGCGCGGTGTGGACACCGTGGCGGCGAGCACGCCCAAAGGCGCCCTGATCCACCGGCTCATCCGCTCGGGTCGCGCGCTGTTTACCGCGCACACCAACGCCGACTCGGCGGCACCGGGGGTGTCCGACGCGCTGGCCGATGCGCTCGGGCTCGCCGTGGAAGCCGTCCTGGACCGCTCGCCGGCCGCCTCCGAGCTCGACAAGTGGGTCATCTACGTGCCGCAGCCCAACGCCGACGCGGTGCGCGAGGCCGTCTTCGCCGCCGGCGCCGGCCACATCGGCGACTATTCGCACTGCAGTTGGAGTGTCACCGGCATCGGCCAGTTCCTGGCGCTGGACGGGGCCAACCCGGCGATCGGCAGCGTCGGCACCGTCGAACGGGTGACCGAGGACCGCGTCGAGGTCGTCGCGCCCGCCCGTGCCCGGGAAGCGGTGCTGGCCGCCATGCGCCGCGCCCACCCTACGAGGAGCCCGCCTTCGACGTCTTCACCATGGCGGCGCTGCCCGCCGGCACCGGGCTGGGCCGCATCGGCACGCTGCGCAAACCCGAACCGCTGCGCGACTTCGTCGCGCGCGTCGATGCCGCGTTGCCGCGCACATCGTGGGGGTGCGCGCCGCCGGCGACCCGGACCGGCCGGTGGCGCGGGTGGCGGTGTGCGGGGGAGCGGGCGACTCGTTCCTGGGCGCGGTCGCCGCCGCCGACGTGCAGGCCTACGTCACCTCCGACCTGCGGCACCACCCCGCCGACGAGCATCGCCGGGCCTCCGCGGTGGCGCTGGTCGACGTGGCACATTGGGCCAGCGAATTCCCGTGGTGCGCTCAGGCGGCTGGCGTGCTGAGAACGCAGTTCGGTGGATCGCTGCCGGTGCGGGTATCCACCCTGCGCACCGATCCGTGGAATCTGGGCACGGGACACCAGTGCTGAGTGAGAGACCTGGAGATCATTGATGAAAGCCGAAGTGGCGCAGCAGCGTTCGCTCCTGGAATTGGCGACGCTGGACGCCGAGCTGTCCCGCATCGCGCATCGGGCCACCCACCTGCCGCAGCGGGAGGCCTTCGAGCGGGTACAGGGTGAGCACAGCGCCGCCAGCGACCGGCTGGGGGCCGTGCGGATCGCGGTGGAGGACATGGACGCCGAGGTATCACGGTTGGAGTCCGAGATCGACGCGGTCCGCAAGCGCGAGGACCGCGACCGATCGTTGCTGGCTGCCGGCGCCGCCGACGCCAAACAGCAGTCCGACCTGCAGCACGAGCTGGAGACCCTGCAGCGCCGCCAATCCAGCCTGGAGGATTCGCTGCTGGAAGTCATGGAGCGCCGCGAGGAGCTGCAGGCGCAGCAAGCCGTCGAAGACACCAGCATTGCAAAGCTGCAGGTCGAGCTGGCCGACGCGCAGCGGGACCTCGACGCCGCCCTGGCCGAGATCGACCAGACCCGCGCTGAGCACAGCTCCCGCCGCGACGCGCTGGCCGCATCGCTGAACCCCGACCTCGCGGCGCTCTACGAACGGCTGCGCGCCGGGGGAGGACCGGGCGCCGGCCAGCTACAGGGTCACCGGTGCGGAGCCTGCCGGATCGAGATCGGCCGCGGTGAACTGGCCCGGATCAACGCGGCCGCCGAAGACGAGGTGCTGCGGTGCCCGGAGTGCGGCGCGATCCTGTTGCGGATCAAGGGGCTTTGAGCGGTGAAAGTCGTCATCGAAGCCGACGGCGGGTCGCGGGGTAACCCGGGGCCCGCCGGCTACGGCGCGGTGGTGTTCAGCGCGGATCGCCAGACCGTGCTGGCCGAGTCCAAGCACGCCATCGGGCGCGCCACCAACAACGTCGCCGAGTACCGGGGACTGATCGCCGGCCTCGACGACGCGGTGAAGATGGGCGCCACCGAGGTGTCGGTCCTGATGGACTCCAAGCTGGTGGTCGAGCAGATGTCGGGGCGCTGGAAGGTCAAGCACCCCGACCTGGTGGAACTGCACGCGCAGGCGCAGGCGCTGGCGTCGCGGTTTCGCCGGATCAGCTATTCGTGGATCTCCCGGGAACAGAACGCGTACGCCGACCGGCTTGCCAACGAGGCCATGGACGCGGCGGCCCAGACCGACCGGCGCGATGAGAAGGTCGCGGTGCCGCTCAACGACGCGGCTCGCAAGGCGGCGACGCAGACCCCGGCCGACGCGACCATCGGCCCGGGCTGGACCGGCGCCCGCGGCACCCCGACCCGGCTGCTGCTGTTGCGCCATGGGCAGACCGAGTTCTCGGCGCAGCGTCGCTACTCGGGTCGCGGCAACCCGCCGCTGAACGAAGTCGGTTGGCGCCAAGCGGGATTGGCGGCCCGATATCTGAACCAGCGCAGGGGGATCGCGGCGGTGATCTCCTCACCGCTGCAGCGCGCCCACGACACCGCGACGACGGCAGCCCGGGCGCTCGGCCTCGACGTCACCGTCGACGAAGATCTGATCGAGACCGACTTCGGAGCGTGGGAGGGGTTGACCTTCGGCGAGGCAGCAGCACGCGACCCCGAACTGCACCGCCGCTGGCTCTACGACACCGGCACCGTCCCGCCGGGCGGAGAGAGTTTCGACGACGTGCTGCGCCGGGTTCGCCGCTGCCGCGACCGCATCATCGCCGCCCACGGCGGCGAAAACGTGCTGGTGGTCTCCCATGTCACGCCGATCAAGATGCTGCTGCGGATGGCATTGGACGCCGGGTCGGGCATGCTGTACCGGCTGCATCTGGACCTCGCCTCGCTGAGCATCGCCGAGTTCTATCCCGACGGGGGCGTCGTCGGTCCGTCTGGTCAACCAGACGGCCTACCTCTGAGCGAGGACGCGTTAAAAAACCCAGCTGCCCCTGCGGCGAGATGACGAACCCGTGTTTTTGCTCGCCGTCGACGAGTTCGCAGGCGGTCATCGTCTGATCCACGCCGCACGTCTGCAGCGGCCCGTCGGTGTAGACGATCTTGCTGTGAATGGGCAGCAATTTGTAGTCCTGGGCGGTCAAGGAGCGGCCGGTCACGCCGGGGCCGGACGGAATGGCGTCCATCGCCGACAGATCGACGTTCGAGAAGACCGCCGCGTCCTTGCTCACGCCGGGCGCATAAACCAATCCGACGTGGTTGTACTCGGTGCCCGGCAGGCTTCCCCAACAAGACATGTACGCGCCGTTCTGCTTGTGCACGAACATCATCCGGCACCGATAGCCGGTCGGGGTCGCGAATTGCACACCGGAGGTCATGTAGGCCGAGTAATTCTGGTAATCGGCGGTGTTGACCGCGCCGTAGTAGCTCAGACTCGGGAACTGGTCGGGATCTGCGGCCGCGGTGGGGGCGAACACCGGCAGTGCGGCAACGACCGACAGCCAGACGAAGATGGACGACCTCATGAATCTCAGTATGGGCGCGGATCCGGGCGGAATTCCCCGGCTTATTCCACATAGCGGTCCCGGGCGAACTTGTCCACGCTGGCCTGCACTTCTCGTGCGGGGTACGGTGTTCGACGCGGACGAGTTGGCTGGGCGGCCGCGGCACGGGCTCGGGTAGCTCCGTGTCGAGGAAAGTCCGGACTTCACAGAGCAGGGTGATTGCTAACGGCAATCCGAGGTGACTCGCGGGAAAGTGCCACAGAGAACAGACCGCCACCCTCGCGGTGGTAAGGGTGAAACGGTGCGGTAAGAGCGCACCAGCATCCCGGGTGACCGGGATGGCTCGGCAAACCCCACCCGAAGCAAGGCCAAGAATGGCCGCACCACAAGTGCGGTCGCGCAGACGCCCGAGGGCTGCTCGCCCGAGTCTGCGGGTAGGCCGCTCGAGGCACCCGGCAACGGTGTGTCCAGATGGATGGTCGCCGCCGTGCCGCCGTTGGTTAACGCCGCGGCGGTGGGGAACAGAATCCGGCTTACAGGCCAACTCGTCCGCCCCGCGCTCGCTGACCTGACCCGTCCGACATGATGGTGACCATGACGGCGAGCGCCACCGGAATCTCCTTCGTGAAACGGCCCGCAGGAACATCGCTTGCTGTCGCGATGACGCTCGGCCTCCTCGGGGTGATCCTGGTGTGTATCCCCGGCGCCGGACCCGCGTATGCGGCCGATGCCGCGCCGGCCGGTGACATCCTGTCGATCGGCGACCCGGCGGCCCCGGGCCAGATCGAGTTGTACCTGGACCCGCTGTGCCCCTACAGCGGGAGGTTGCTCCGCGAGCAGGGCGCCGAGATCGGTCGCCGCATCGAGGCCGGTCGTCTGCATATCGATCTGCGATTCGTCAACTTCCTCGAAAAGTACTCGGCCAGCGGCACTTACGACGTCCGTGCCATTTACGCGTCCTTCATCGTCGCCGATCACTCGCAGTCGAGCGACATCAGCTGGCAGTTCATCGAGCAGATCTTCTCCGCCGATCAGCAACCTAAAGAAGAAGGTGCGACAGATCTGAGCAACGATCAGCTCGCTGGTCTGGCCGACCGCGTCGGGGCGCCGCCGTCGGCGCAAGAACTGATCAAGCTCGGCCTGCCCGTGCCCTACGACGCGCGCACCATCGCCGCGAACAACCTCGCCTTGCTGCGCGATCTGCCCGAGCCCGGCGTGCCCACGGTCGTCATCGGCGGTAAATCGGTTGACGGAAACACTGACTGGCTCGACCGTCTCCCGCGCTGACCTGAGATTGGGGCTGCGTTCAGGAAACTCCCGGCGGCGGTACTGGACGCCGGGCCTGGAAACTCGCTCACCCGCCGCAGCTGAAAACGTCTCCCGCGCTCAGCTTCAGCGCCGGTCGGCGCGCACCGCCTTGTCCAGTGCGCTCAGCGCCGCATCCAACTGCTGACGGCTGGAGTCGGCCAGGTCGCTCTCCAACTGGTATAGCAACCCGTAGGTGAAGGTGTCTTCGCCGGCGGCGTGGGCGAGGTCGGCCTGCGTCAGCAGGTGCTCGCGGCTGACCGCGCTGTCTTGATGGTCACCCAGCAACGTCTGGATGACCTTGGCCTGCTGGGCCACGCGGTTGGCGCCGGTGGCCGCCGCGGTATAACGCAAACGCTTGG
The nucleotide sequence above comes from Mycobacterium kiyosense. Encoded proteins:
- a CDS encoding hypothetical protein (frameshifted, insertion at around 2477171), with translation MGQLAWIVEKFWAWMDCDGHPENVLTRDELLDNVMVYWVTETAASSARLYWESFKVWGDTSRVELPTGVASFPKEVLPAPRSWCEPNYHITHWTTMPRGGHFAALEQPELFVEDVRKFFATVR
- a CDS encoding cation transporter; its protein translation is MGAVERGTLSPCIRSPGPGIPPPAFPLDNAVDDVAERRGANRAVALSAVGLAVTGLIELAIAAISGSVALLGDALHNLSDVLTSVVVFVGFRASRRLPSERHPYGFERAEDLAGIGVALVIWASATVAGMQSVEKLLRHGETRNVGWGIAAALVAIAGNQWVARYKLVVGRRIQSATLIADARHSWLDALSSAGALVGLCGVAAGWGWADGVAGIAVTGFICHVGWEVSSEIGHRLLDGVDPQVITTAEQVAAETEGVRHAHARARWTGRTLRVEVEGWVDPNLTVVDADRIGRRVADELAPRLPEMRSFSWAARGVQPA
- the cobD gene encoding cobalamin biosynthesis protein CobD, yielding MLSVRQSRMAGLAAGYLADLVFADPRRGHPVALFGTAAAALERFTYRDARMAGALHVSLLVGAAGVLGAVLQRAVGRVLAIAIATWVALGGTTLARTGSRMADLLDAGDVEAARRLLPSVCGRDPAVLDEIGLNRATLESVAENTSDAQVAPLLWAAVGGAPAVLAYRAVNTLDAMVGYRSPRYLRFGWAAARLDDLVNFVAARFAAVLVVGCAPLVGGSPLGAIRAWRRDAVRHPSPNAGVVEAAFAGALGLSLGGPTQYRHELQIRPTLGDGRQPTVDDLRRAVTLSRAVQAAAVLVLAGALRP
- a CDS encoding hypothetical protein (frameshifted, deletion at around 2480733), with translation MLVEDQPGGLGVIGLPHLDAGPFLSYGIQWILFGVVAPSALGYFVYAELRARRQEKQQRSATAPGDQGRASAPAAKTVEDKLADRYGRRR
- a CDS encoding hypothetical protein (frameshifted, deletion at around 2480733); this encodes MARRTPSLAFLLRPGWIALWLVCIAFTYLCFTVLAPWQLGKNTRTSRENQQITDSLNTAPVSLKTLLPQQNSSAPDAQWRRVTATGHYLPNVQVLARLRVVEGDQAFEVLAPFAVDDGPIVLVDRGYVRPEPGSHVPQIPPPPSQTVTITARLRDSEPTVAGKDPFTRDGYQQVYSVSTEQVSALTKVPLAGSYLQCWWRTSPVAWG
- the ptpA gene encoding putative low molecular weight protein-tyrosine-phosphatase, translating into MSEPKSLHVTFVCSGNICRSPMAEKMFAHQIRERGLGDVVRVTSAGTGNWHAGEGADRRAKRVLRDHGYPTEHRAAQLNDDHLAADLVVALGRNHARMLRELGVDDSRLRMLRSFDPRSGAFVPDVEDPYYGDHSDFVETFVVIEAALPGLHDWVDEQLARNGSG
- a CDS encoding putative aminotransferase encodes the protein MLDFAVNVRHAQPPSWLLERLAARLPDLASYPSSGDVRAAQQAVAARHGRAREEVLVLAGAAEGFALLANLRPRRAALIAPAFTEPEVALGAAGIPVCQVVLPPPFTLDGAQVPEDADLVVVGNPTNPTSVLHTREQLLALRRPGRIVVVDEAFADAVPGEPQSLAGDALPDVLVLRSLTKTWALAGLRVGYALGAPDLLARLTAARPHWPVGTLQLTAIEACCAPRAVAAAAADAERLVQLRAAMVAGLRAAGVTVVDGRAPFVLFGAVESMRNKLRDKGIAVRRCDTFVGLDGGYLRAAVRPEWPRLVDAIAETRTPVPSGSCR